In Panacibacter ginsenosidivorans, the following proteins share a genomic window:
- a CDS encoding LamG domain-containing protein, which translates to MKTVNIKPVLLLILCAAFGLSSCYKKFDTSSYAPALSIGGYTGADEIAPSNLVAYFPFDGDYADKVSGTAGVNTGTSFSGGIKNQSLKGGLNSYVLFTPGASITTMQSFTITYWVNSPAPSTGIIGLVNLANTTGFWGNIDMFFENGSTNSNGILKAHITNGPVDSWVVKDGLVNLFDSWNHIALSYDAGTTTFKLYVNGSPVTTNVVDGFGPLQFTNTGNIVIGCVQFQTDPSQTSATTAQDWASYLTGTMDEVRIYNKALGDADISALVKLEGRGK; encoded by the coding sequence ATGAAAACAGTAAATATAAAGCCGGTGTTGTTGCTGATACTTTGTGCAGCATTCGGTTTGTCTTCCTGCTATAAAAAATTTGATACCAGTTCGTATGCACCTGCACTTTCAATTGGTGGTTATACAGGTGCTGATGAAATTGCTCCTTCAAATTTGGTTGCGTATTTCCCTTTTGATGGCGACTACGCTGATAAGGTATCCGGCACAGCAGGTGTAAACACCGGCACAAGTTTTTCAGGAGGAATTAAAAATCAATCTTTAAAAGGCGGGCTTAATTCTTATGTGTTATTTACTCCCGGTGCTTCCATTACTACAATGCAAAGTTTTACCATCACCTATTGGGTTAATAGCCCGGCTCCTTCAACAGGAATTATAGGTTTGGTAAATCTTGCAAACACAACCGGCTTTTGGGGAAACATAGACATGTTTTTTGAAAACGGCAGTACAAATTCAAATGGAATTTTAAAAGCACATATTACGAATGGGCCGGTAGATTCATGGGTTGTAAAAGATGGACTTGTTAACCTTTTCGATTCATGGAACCACATCGCACTATCATATGATGCAGGCACTACTACTTTTAAATTATATGTAAATGGCTCTCCTGTCACAACAAATGTTGTGGACGGGTTTGGACCATTGCAGTTTACAAATACAGGCAATATTGTTATCGGATGTGTACAGTTTCAAACAGACCCCAGTCAAACTTCGGCTACAACCGCTCAGGACTGGGCAAGTTATTTAACCGGCACGATGGATGAAGTTAGAATTTACAACAAGGCATTGGGTGATGCTGACATTAGTGCATTGGTAAAGCTGGAAGGCCGCGGTAAATAA
- a CDS encoding RagB/SusD family nutrient uptake outer membrane protein gives MKNINSKSYLRTIGLFMVLIVFSLTACKKSFLDVAPQGQQPNEQFWQSEADVTKAVNAVYGNLRSWTEVAFAPIAVESLGSDDAEKGSDAQDATFMNDFDNFTATSTEGQLQDFWNGQYQEINLCNQVLDHIDTIPMDDNLKARYIGEAKCIRAYSYFRLVRAFGDVPLRLHLPVDATEFNIPRTPKADVYAAIEQDLADAASVLPVSYTGEDIGRVTKGSALGLHAKVAMYQQKWQDVYDLTTQVMGLGVYSLFPDYQELFRIENENSSESVFEIQCALIPGNPDASNSQYSQVQGARGVTGGGWGFNVPTQTLADAFETGDPRRDATILFRGETTPQGDVIPLTASNPMYNQKTYVPFSLYQSGFNEGCQQNVRVLRYADILLMNAEAANELGNTAQALSSLNAVRARARGDNEEILPDVTTTDQASLRTAIWNERHVELAMEFDRYFDVIRQGRGAEVFGPKGWKAGKNEVWPIPQNEIDLSAGVLTQNTGY, from the coding sequence ATGAAAAATATTAATAGTAAATCTTATTTACGAACTATTGGGCTTTTTATGGTCTTAATAGTTTTTTCGCTCACTGCGTGTAAGAAAAGTTTTCTGGATGTTGCTCCACAGGGCCAGCAACCAAACGAACAATTCTGGCAGTCTGAAGCAGATGTAACAAAAGCGGTTAATGCAGTATATGGAAATCTTCGTAGCTGGACAGAAGTTGCTTTTGCGCCAATCGCTGTTGAAAGTCTTGGATCAGATGATGCAGAAAAAGGAAGTGATGCCCAGGATGCAACATTCATGAATGATTTCGACAATTTTACTGCCACATCAACCGAAGGCCAGTTACAGGATTTTTGGAACGGTCAATACCAGGAAATAAATTTATGTAACCAGGTATTGGATCATATAGATACCATTCCAATGGACGATAATTTAAAAGCCCGTTATATAGGCGAAGCAAAATGTATCAGGGCCTATTCATATTTCAGATTGGTTCGTGCATTTGGTGATGTGCCACTAAGGCTTCATTTGCCTGTAGATGCTACAGAATTTAATATACCCAGAACACCTAAAGCTGATGTTTATGCTGCAATTGAGCAAGACCTGGCAGATGCAGCATCCGTGCTGCCCGTAAGTTATACAGGTGAAGACATAGGCAGGGTTACAAAAGGATCTGCATTAGGGCTTCACGCAAAGGTTGCCATGTATCAACAAAAATGGCAGGATGTATATGACCTTACCACACAGGTAATGGGTTTGGGAGTCTATTCACTTTTTCCTGACTACCAGGAATTGTTCCGTATAGAAAATGAAAATTCATCAGAGTCTGTTTTTGAAATTCAATGCGCTTTGATTCCGGGTAACCCTGATGCATCCAATTCCCAATATTCCCAGGTGCAGGGTGCACGTGGTGTAACGGGCGGAGGCTGGGGTTTTAACGTCCCAACGCAAACCCTTGCTGACGCTTTTGAAACAGGTGATCCACGCAGAGATGCAACCATTCTTTTCAGGGGCGAAACAACACCGCAGGGAGATGTTATTCCTTTAACAGCTTCAAATCCTATGTACAATCAAAAAACTTATGTGCCTTTTAGTTTGTATCAATCAGGCTTTAATGAAGGTTGCCAGCAAAACGTTCGTGTGCTCCGCTATGCTGATATTTTATTGATGAATGCTGAAGCAGCAAATGAATTAGGTAACACAGCTCAGGCATTAAGTTCACTTAATGCAGTTCGTGCAAGGGCAAGAGGTGATAATGAAGAAATTCTCCCGGATGTTACAACAACGGACCAGGCTTCTTTACGCACAGCAATATGGAATGAAAGACATGTAGAACTTGCAATGGAATTTGACCGTTATTTTGATGTGATACGCCAGGGCCGCGGAGCAGAAGTATTCGGCCCTAAAGGATGGAAGGCCGGTAAAAACGAGGTGTGGCCAATACCTCAAAATGAGATTGACCTGAGTGCTGGTGTGCTTACACAAAACACCGGTTATTAA
- a CDS encoding TonB-dependent receptor, which produces MKLTVVLVMFFCLQASADGFSQQKISLKFKKTEIADILTSIEKQTSYRFLYNNDLLDLKQKVNLNVQDAELKEVLNLMFTDTDLSYEFMQNNLVVIKSADGGAYEVKAIVTGKVTGENNTALSGVSVQVKGTNKGTVTDAQGVFTINANEADVLVFSYIGYETQEIAVSGKTEINVTMVASNKQLDQVVVVGYGTQRKIDVTGSVTQIKGEEISKQASINPISSLQGKVAGVQITNSGAPGSSPQIRIRGLGTVYGDPNPLYIVDGVWYNDISFLNPADIETLSILKDASAESIYGIRAANGVVLIATKKGKAGQALINYSGYGGWQSVTNQVKMANATEYATLINELSERNGAEPVYDDPASYGNGTDWYHQILRNASVNNHAISLTGGSEKNSYSFSLGYLNQQGVVETNDYTRYTALLRNDFQPFENLKLGYSVTGAFSNSNDIPGGIFHQLFSAAPVVPVYYADGSYGDPNDYNVGDGSNFNPQVTIDFFNQKSKNYRLNGNAYVDLKFLQHFTFHTSVGGEYGESEVRNYLPVYKATLKQQNSTSQLSIQRAETRNWILENTLTYANKFGDHNITVLAGQAAQRYKSYGLTGTAYNVPFNSEGDLYLALGDEGSRNVVDYGDLSTIASYFGRVNYSFKNRYMLNASIRADGSSKFYGDNRWGYFPSVGAGWVISQESFMQNQKIFDYLKLRGSWGKIGNASVPSNLSVLKVTQEPYLTAIYNNQPYTGASITTLVPPTTYWERGVGTDIGLEASFLNKRLSIEADFYNKKTEKAIFDIPVLGSLGTSSGSIVGNQADFQNRGFEFSATWNSSLSKSLSYTIGGNFSINNNKVLSVSTGANPIYQAVGTTGSNNFNTITVVGQPIGAFYGYQVTGVFQSDEDAAASLQSTAKAGDFIYKDQNNDKVIDGKDRIAIGNPNPKFTYGLNTTWNYKQFDLTIDLQGVAGVDIYNANLGLRYGGENFTKDFYDNRWHGQGTSNSYPSANIGGGQNYLANSFYVESGSYFRIRNAQLGYTISPDFINKWKIKKLRVYANAQNALNFFNYKGFSPEIGGTPTRAGVDVDVYPLYATYNFGVNLTF; this is translated from the coding sequence ATGAAACTGACGGTTGTTTTGGTAATGTTCTTTTGCCTGCAGGCTTCGGCTGATGGTTTTAGCCAGCAGAAGATCAGTTTAAAATTCAAAAAAACTGAAATAGCAGACATTCTTACCTCAATCGAAAAACAGACCAGCTACAGGTTCCTTTATAACAATGACCTGTTAGACCTAAAACAGAAAGTAAACTTAAATGTACAGGATGCCGAGCTAAAAGAAGTGCTCAACCTGATGTTTACAGATACTGACCTGTCATATGAATTTATGCAGAATAACCTTGTTGTAATAAAATCTGCAGATGGGGGAGCTTATGAAGTTAAAGCTATTGTTACAGGTAAGGTTACGGGCGAAAATAACACTGCACTTTCCGGCGTATCTGTTCAGGTAAAAGGCACCAACAAGGGAACTGTAACAGACGCACAAGGCGTTTTTACAATAAATGCAAATGAAGCAGATGTTCTCGTATTCTCGTATATCGGTTATGAGACACAGGAAATAGCTGTAAGCGGAAAAACAGAAATTAATGTAACAATGGTGGCTTCAAACAAGCAGCTGGATCAGGTGGTGGTTGTAGGCTATGGAACACAAAGAAAGATAGATGTAACAGGATCTGTTACACAAATAAAAGGAGAAGAAATTTCCAAACAGGCCTCTATAAATCCCATCAGTTCATTACAGGGAAAAGTTGCTGGTGTTCAAATTACCAATTCAGGAGCTCCTGGTTCGTCACCTCAGATTCGCATCCGTGGTTTAGGAACGGTATATGGAGATCCCAATCCATTATATATTGTAGATGGGGTCTGGTATAACGATATCAGTTTTCTTAATCCTGCTGATATTGAAACCCTGAGTATTTTAAAGGATGCATCAGCAGAATCTATCTATGGAATCAGGGCAGCAAACGGGGTGGTCTTAATTGCAACCAAAAAAGGAAAAGCGGGGCAGGCTCTGATAAACTATAGTGGCTATGGCGGTTGGCAAAGTGTTACAAACCAGGTAAAAATGGCTAATGCCACAGAATATGCTACACTGATCAATGAATTAAGTGAACGAAACGGAGCTGAACCAGTATATGACGATCCTGCTTCCTATGGAAATGGTACAGATTGGTATCATCAAATTCTGAGAAATGCATCTGTAAATAATCATGCTATATCACTTACAGGTGGCTCTGAAAAAAACTCCTACAGTTTTTCATTGGGTTATTTGAATCAGCAGGGTGTTGTTGAAACCAATGATTATACCCGTTATACGGCTTTACTTAGAAATGATTTTCAGCCTTTTGAAAATTTAAAGCTTGGATATAGTGTCACCGGCGCTTTTAGTAATTCAAATGACATACCAGGCGGTATTTTTCACCAGTTGTTTTCTGCTGCACCCGTTGTACCCGTTTATTATGCTGATGGCAGCTATGGTGATCCAAATGATTACAATGTTGGAGATGGTTCTAATTTTAATCCACAGGTCACAATTGATTTCTTCAATCAGAAGTCAAAAAATTACAGGTTAAACGGAAATGCATATGTTGATTTAAAGTTCCTTCAACATTTTACTTTTCATACAAGCGTAGGAGGTGAATATGGTGAAAGTGAAGTGCGCAACTATTTGCCTGTTTACAAAGCAACCTTAAAACAGCAGAATAGTACAAGCCAGTTATCTATCCAGCGTGCAGAAACCAGAAACTGGATTCTGGAGAATACACTTACTTATGCAAATAAATTTGGCGATCATAACATCACCGTATTGGCAGGCCAGGCAGCTCAACGTTATAAATCTTATGGTTTAACGGGAACCGCTTATAATGTTCCCTTTAACAGCGAAGGTGATCTATACCTGGCGCTGGGTGATGAAGGCAGCAGAAATGTAGTGGATTATGGAGATCTTTCAACTATTGCATCCTACTTTGGAAGAGTAAACTATTCTTTCAAAAACAGGTATATGCTTAATGCATCTATACGCGCAGACGGGTCCTCTAAATTCTACGGTGATAACAGGTGGGGTTATTTTCCGTCAGTGGGTGCAGGTTGGGTAATTAGTCAGGAATCTTTTATGCAGAATCAGAAAATTTTCGATTATCTTAAATTACGCGGAAGCTGGGGTAAAATTGGTAATGCTTCTGTTCCTTCCAATCTGTCTGTTTTAAAAGTTACCCAGGAACCATATTTAACGGCCATTTATAATAATCAGCCTTATACAGGCGCAAGTATTACAACACTTGTACCGCCTACTACTTATTGGGAAAGAGGAGTTGGAACAGACATTGGCCTGGAAGCTTCATTTCTTAATAAAAGACTTTCTATAGAAGCAGATTTTTATAACAAAAAAACAGAAAAAGCTATTTTCGATATCCCGGTTTTAGGCTCATTGGGTACAAGCTCGGGTTCTATAGTTGGTAACCAGGCAGATTTTCAAAACCGCGGGTTTGAATTTTCCGCTACCTGGAATTCAAGTTTAAGCAAGTCATTGTCTTATACTATCGGAGGCAATTTCAGTATTAACAATAACAAAGTATTGTCTGTTTCAACAGGAGCTAATCCGATTTACCAGGCTGTTGGTACAACCGGCTCAAACAACTTTAACACTATTACGGTAGTTGGGCAGCCAATTGGAGCGTTTTATGGGTACCAGGTTACCGGCGTTTTTCAATCGGATGAAGATGCTGCTGCTTCCCTTCAATCTACTGCCAAAGCGGGAGATTTTATTTACAAAGATCAAAACAATGATAAGGTTATTGATGGGAAAGACAGAATCGCCATTGGTAATCCAAATCCTAAGTTTACATATGGTTTAAATACTACCTGGAATTATAAACAATTTGACCTGACGATAGATCTCCAGGGCGTTGCCGGTGTAGATATTTATAATGCAAATCTTGGTTTGCGTTATGGCGGGGAAAATTTTACAAAAGACTTTTATGATAATCGCTGGCATGGGCAGGGCACTTCTAATTCATATCCATCCGCAAATATTGGTGGTGGCCAAAATTACCTGGCTAATTCATTTTATGTTGAAAGCGGTAGTTATTTCCGTATCAGAAATGCGCAGTTAGGTTATACAATATCTCCTGATTTTATCAATAAATGGAAAATAAAGAAACTCCGGGTTTATGCAAATGCACAAAATGCATTGAACTTCTTCAACTACAAAGGCTTTAGCCCTGAAATTGGTGGTACACCTACCAGAGCAGGTGTTGATGTAGATGTGTATCCACTATATGCTACTTACAATTTTGGCGTAAATCTTACTTTCTAA
- a CDS encoding FecR family protein, whose product MQDQTSNNGLWFLIARSLSGEATSVEEEQLRQALMKDIALQQQYDLMKRMWHAGDNQSAANTDEEEKKNITRILQLAKTETQPSDEIPLIQIKSRRRYLYVLSGVAAVLILVVLGWFINNSNTKKSLTSKANNTQNLVAANGSRTRTILPDGSTVWLNAGSHISFAEDFSGKTREVVLDGEAYFDVVKQPQRPFIVHVSGYDIRVLGTAFNVKSYPKDKTVETTLIRGLVQVTKQGVNLQKPIVLHPNQKLIVDKFAANIPNNLPDNNTPLTNQVDPKDFSIRKLDTSIQESERIETAWIYNRLQFRGDSFTDLADKLERWYNVKIIFDDERVQQLNFTGSFEQETIEQAFAALKTANAFNYRIEGKDIHVYSVK is encoded by the coding sequence ATGCAAGATCAAACCTCAAATAACGGCTTATGGTTTTTGATAGCCCGCTCTTTAAGCGGTGAAGCAACTTCTGTTGAAGAAGAGCAATTGCGCCAGGCATTAATGAAGGATATTGCATTACAGCAACAATACGACCTTATGAAACGTATGTGGCATGCCGGGGATAATCAAAGCGCTGCCAATACAGACGAGGAAGAAAAGAAAAATATTACCCGTATTCTTCAGTTGGCAAAAACAGAAACTCAACCCAGCGATGAAATTCCTTTGATCCAGATAAAATCACGAAGAAGATACCTGTATGTGTTAAGTGGTGTTGCAGCTGTTTTAATTTTAGTGGTGCTGGGCTGGTTTATAAATAACAGCAACACAAAAAAAAGTTTAACAAGTAAGGCAAACAATACACAAAACCTTGTGGCAGCAAACGGCAGCAGAACAAGAACCATTCTTCCCGACGGTTCAACTGTATGGTTAAACGCGGGTTCTCATATTTCTTTTGCCGAAGATTTTTCGGGTAAAACAAGAGAGGTTGTTCTTGATGGTGAAGCATATTTCGATGTGGTAAAACAACCGCAACGCCCCTTCATCGTGCATGTTTCAGGATATGATATAAGAGTATTGGGAACAGCATTTAACGTAAAATCATATCCAAAAGATAAGACCGTAGAAACAACTTTGATCAGGGGCCTTGTGCAGGTAACCAAACAAGGTGTGAACCTGCAAAAACCAATTGTATTGCACCCCAATCAAAAACTTATTGTTGACAAGTTTGCAGCGAATATTCCAAATAACTTGCCTGATAATAATACACCGCTAACCAACCAGGTTGACCCAAAAGACTTCAGCATAAGGAAACTAGATACTTCTATACAGGAAAGTGAAAGAATAGAAACAGCATGGATCTATAACCGTCTTCAATTTCGCGGAGACAGTTTTACAGACCTTGCAGATAAACTGGAAAGATGGTACAACGTGAAAATAATTTTTGATGACGAACGGGTGCAGCAATTGAATTTCACAGGTTCTTTTGAGCAGGAGACGATTGAGCAGGCCTTTGCAGCACTAAAAACAGCAAACGCGTTCAACTACCGCATAGAAGGAAAGGACATTCATGTATATTCTGTAAAATGA
- a CDS encoding RNA polymerase sigma factor has protein sequence MINDLLNIQQGIANGNELMLGELYKLFHKKLQHFSRAITRSDEIAEEVVDDVFVKLWNRRGKVAEIENITVYLYIAIKNQSLNALSRKAQQLVSESFDYLDIEIEEAIGDPEVLMITEEMMHRMQKAVEDLPPRCKMVFKLVREDGLKYKEVSQILNISVNTIDVQMAIAIKRICTALQLEKPKRNFTSTATEKKV, from the coding sequence ATGATAAATGATCTGCTTAACATACAACAGGGCATTGCTAATGGCAATGAATTGATGCTTGGAGAATTGTATAAACTCTTTCACAAAAAGCTGCAGCATTTTTCAAGAGCAATAACAAGAAGCGATGAAATTGCAGAAGAAGTGGTGGATGATGTTTTTGTTAAGTTATGGAACAGGAGAGGAAAAGTTGCAGAGATAGAAAACATCACCGTTTATTTATATATAGCTATAAAGAATCAATCATTAAACGCTTTATCCCGCAAAGCGCAGCAACTTGTATCTGAATCATTCGACTACCTGGACATAGAAATTGAAGAAGCGATAGGGGATCCGGAAGTATTAATGATCACGGAAGAAATGATGCATCGAATGCAAAAGGCAGTCGAAGATCTGCCACCACGCTGCAAGATGGTTTTTAAACTGGTAAGAGAAGATGGATTAAAATATAAAGAAGTTTCTCAAATACTTAATATCTCGGTAAACACTATTGATGTGCAAATGGCTATAGCCATAAAACGAATTTGCACGGCGCTTCAGCTTGAAAAACCAAAACGCAATTTTACTTCCACCGCCACCGAAAAAAAAGTGTAA
- a CDS encoding 3-keto-disaccharide hydrolase yields MKRINLLFAVLLCTFLSTVCFAQTPSVIEGRWDITIDMNGKPAPGWLEVRHSGLHTLVGDVVVNVGSARPVSKVNFENNKISFSVPPQWEQGANDLSLEGTLQDNQLTGTITFPDSKTYKYTAVRAPLLHRDGEPVWGNAVKLFTGTDLTGWHALGDNQWLAENGVLRSPKSGANLVTDATFKDFKLHIEFRYPKGSNSGVYLRGRYEVQVIDSKGMQPEAGLFGAVYGFITPSEMMAKDPGEWQTYDITLVGRMITLVANGKTVICNREIPGITGGAIDSKEAEAGPLLIQGDHGPIEYRNIIITPAK; encoded by the coding sequence ATGAAAAGGATAAACTTATTATTCGCCGTTTTGCTTTGCACTTTTTTATCAACGGTTTGTTTTGCCCAAACACCTTCTGTCATTGAAGGACGCTGGGATATAACGATTGATATGAATGGCAAACCTGCTCCCGGCTGGCTTGAAGTAAGACACTCAGGATTGCACACGTTGGTAGGCGATGTTGTAGTTAATGTGGGAAGTGCAAGGCCGGTTTCAAAAGTAAATTTTGAAAATAATAAGATCAGTTTCTCTGTTCCACCCCAATGGGAGCAAGGCGCGAATGATCTTTCGCTGGAAGGCACTTTGCAAGACAATCAATTGACAGGAACCATAACTTTTCCCGATAGCAAAACATATAAATATACCGCTGTGCGTGCACCGTTATTACACAGAGATGGAGAGCCTGTTTGGGGAAACGCGGTAAAGCTTTTTACCGGTACAGACTTAACAGGCTGGCATGCATTGGGCGATAATCAATGGCTTGCAGAAAATGGCGTATTACGTAGTCCGAAATCAGGCGCTAACCTTGTTACTGATGCAACTTTCAAAGACTTTAAACTGCATATAGAATTTCGCTATCCGAAAGGTAGTAACAGTGGTGTGTATTTACGTGGACGTTATGAAGTGCAGGTTATAGATAGTAAAGGCATGCAACCTGAGGCCGGTTTGTTTGGTGCCGTATATGGCTTTATTACACCAAGTGAAATGATGGCAAAAGATCCCGGTGAATGGCAGACCTATGATATCACATTAGTTGGCAGGATGATAACCCTGGTTGCCAACGGCAAGACTGTTATTTGCAATCGCGAAATTCCGGGTATTACCGGCGGCGCAATTGATAGTAAAGAAGCAGAAGCCGGGCCATTGTTGATACAGGGAGATCATGGCCCGATAGAATACAGGAATATTATTATTACGCCTGCAAAATAG